A stretch of Myceligenerans xiligouense DNA encodes these proteins:
- a CDS encoding HpcH/HpaI aldolase/citrate lyase family protein: protein MIPGPALLFCPADRPDRFAKAASRADGVILDLEDAVAPGARPAAREALIAAGRAVADDGAALVPERTIVRVNPPGTPDHERDLAAVRATPFRTVMVAKADARLPVLGGLDVVALCETAAGVVDAAGLARREDVVALMWGAEDLVASLGGTSSRFGPGERAPGAYRDVARQARATVLLAAGAAGKQAIDAVHLDLDDLDGLRAEAVDAVASGFAATACIHPRHVAVIRDAYAPSAEEVARAEGILAAAADHGAGGGAGVFALDGVMVDEPVLRHARAVLARAGA from the coding sequence GTGATCCCCGGACCGGCGCTTCTGTTCTGCCCGGCGGACCGGCCGGACCGGTTCGCCAAGGCCGCGTCCCGGGCCGACGGTGTGATCCTCGACCTGGAGGACGCCGTCGCGCCCGGGGCGCGGCCCGCCGCGCGCGAGGCGCTGATCGCCGCGGGTCGCGCGGTGGCCGACGACGGCGCCGCCCTGGTGCCCGAGCGCACGATCGTGCGCGTCAACCCGCCCGGGACGCCCGACCACGAGCGGGATCTCGCGGCGGTACGGGCCACGCCGTTCCGCACGGTCATGGTCGCCAAGGCGGACGCGCGCCTGCCGGTGCTCGGCGGGCTCGACGTCGTCGCACTGTGCGAGACGGCGGCCGGCGTCGTGGACGCGGCCGGGCTCGCCCGGCGGGAGGACGTCGTCGCCCTCATGTGGGGCGCCGAGGACCTGGTCGCCTCCCTGGGCGGCACGTCCAGCCGGTTCGGCCCGGGCGAACGCGCCCCGGGGGCGTACCGGGACGTGGCGCGGCAGGCCCGGGCGACGGTCCTGCTGGCCGCGGGCGCGGCCGGGAAGCAGGCGATCGACGCGGTGCACCTGGACCTCGACGACCTCGACGGCCTGCGCGCGGAGGCCGTGGACGCGGTGGCGTCCGGCTTCGCCGCCACGGCGTGCATCCACCCGAGGCATGTCGCGGTCATCCGGGACGCCTACGCCCCGTCCGCCGAGGAGGTGGCGCGCGCCGAGGGGATCCTGGCCGCGGCGGCGGACCATGGGGCCGGGGGAGGCGCGGGGGTGTTCGCGCTGGACGGCGTGATGGTGGACGAACCGGTCCTGCGCCACGCCCGAGCGGTCCTGGCCAGGGCCGGAGCATGA
- the thiD gene encoding bifunctional hydroxymethylpyrimidine kinase/phosphomethylpyrimidine kinase yields MNVPRVLSIAGSDPSGGAGVQADLKSIAAHGGYGMAVITALTAQNTRGVRAVHVPPAAFVAQQLDAVSDDIEIDAVKIGMLGTARAADVVGVWLERVRPPVVVLDPVMIATSGDRLLEPTAEAALRDLLSLADVVTPNIPELAVLTGGPEAVTWEQAVAQAREVAAVHDVLVLAKGGHLLTSDTQDALVSAHGELAGVSGPRLTATSTHGTGCSLSSALATLRVVTGSWPEALRRATTWLRAAIARGESLRVGAPGGHGPVDHLGMLWDAAGVRARALEA; encoded by the coding sequence ATGAACGTCCCACGGGTGCTGTCGATCGCCGGTTCGGACCCGTCCGGCGGGGCGGGCGTCCAGGCGGACCTGAAGTCGATCGCCGCCCACGGCGGCTACGGCATGGCCGTGATCACCGCCCTGACCGCGCAGAACACGCGGGGAGTGCGGGCCGTGCACGTGCCGCCCGCGGCGTTCGTCGCGCAGCAGCTGGATGCCGTCAGCGACGACATCGAGATCGACGCGGTCAAGATCGGGATGCTGGGCACGGCGCGCGCCGCCGACGTGGTCGGTGTCTGGCTCGAGCGTGTCCGCCCGCCCGTGGTCGTGCTCGACCCGGTGATGATCGCCACCAGCGGCGACCGCCTGCTGGAACCGACCGCGGAGGCGGCGCTGCGGGACCTGCTGTCCCTCGCGGACGTCGTCACCCCGAACATCCCCGAGCTGGCCGTGCTCACCGGCGGGCCGGAGGCCGTCACGTGGGAGCAGGCCGTCGCCCAGGCGCGCGAGGTGGCGGCCGTGCACGACGTGCTGGTGCTGGCCAAGGGCGGCCACCTGCTCACCTCCGACACGCAGGACGCGCTGGTCTCGGCCCACGGCGAACTGGCCGGGGTCAGCGGGCCGCGCCTGACGGCCACCAGCACGCACGGCACCGGGTGCTCGCTCTCCTCGGCGCTGGCGACGCTGCGCGTGGTGACCGGTTCGTGGCCCGAGGCGCTGCGGCGTGCGACGACGTGGCTGCGTGCGGCCATCGCGCGGGGCGAGAGCCTGCGGGTGGGCGCGCCGGGCGGGCACGGCCCGGTCGATCACCTGGGCATGCTCTGGGACGCCGCCGGCGTGCGCGCCAGGGCCCTGGAGGCGTGA
- a CDS encoding acetyl/propionyl/methylcrotonyl-CoA carboxylase subunit alpha gives MTSQNTAGPDLPSDVRSDVPSHAARLGAGSSGDRPFRTVLVANRGEIAVRVIRTLRRLGIRSVAVHSDADAGAPHTRLADTAVRIGPAPATSSYLDIDAVIGAARTAGADAIHPGYGFLSENPAFARACAAAGITLVGPPPEAMEAMADKISARDLVAARGVPVLPGTTGATGGAGAPGSAASDADLLAAAGDVGFPLIVKPAAGGGGKGMQVVEDAAALPAALVSARRVAAAAFGDDSLLLERYVPDPRHIEVQVLADTHGTVIHLGERECSLQRRHQKVIEEAPSALLAGLPDDVARAIRARMGEAACEVARACGYVGAGTVEMLVPGLPTGHRADAPCDPAAPDPAAPDPAALDFWFLEMNTRLQVEHPVTEAVTGLDLVELQLRVAAGEKLPLAQDDVEPHGHAVEARVYAEAPARGFLPDTGTVLAHAQPAGPGVRVDSGIATGSVIGGDYDPMLAKVIAHGTDRAQALDRLDRALAGSVVLGVETNTGWLRELLAHPDVRAGRIDTGLIERAGDPAEPEPDDADLTAAARALALHHPEKPAYPRVRRFAVARATGQTWPAVAGAHQAPRLDETVPPPGPWTLDGFRPGAPPEPVRYEIAGRLVTTDGPIADGQESPGAPAPASPRGAAHRAAASSAEPASATSRETPPTTAVVQESGRGVRTVWLHRAGRTLALAAPTRAQAAAARRAARAAAAQDGEAAGPDVRAAMPGTVAWVAEDGDVGAGDTLVVVEAMKMEHPLDAPHDGTATVRVAVGDQVRRDQVVATVTAGPAGAGEPSPADDERPAAPGAAG, from the coding sequence ATGACCAGCCAGAACACCGCCGGCCCCGACCTCCCGTCCGACGTCCGGTCCGACGTGCCGTCCCACGCCGCCCGCCTCGGCGCCGGCTCCTCCGGCGACCGCCCGTTCCGCACCGTCCTCGTCGCCAACCGCGGCGAGATCGCCGTGCGCGTCATCCGCACCCTGCGCCGCCTCGGCATCCGCTCGGTCGCCGTCCACTCCGACGCCGACGCCGGAGCGCCCCACACCCGCCTCGCCGACACGGCGGTACGGATCGGCCCGGCCCCGGCGACGTCGTCGTACCTCGACATCGACGCCGTGATCGGCGCCGCCCGCACCGCCGGCGCCGACGCCATCCACCCCGGCTACGGCTTCCTGTCCGAGAACCCCGCCTTCGCCCGCGCCTGTGCGGCGGCCGGGATCACGCTCGTCGGGCCGCCGCCCGAGGCCATGGAGGCCATGGCCGACAAGATCTCCGCCCGCGACCTCGTCGCCGCCCGCGGTGTCCCCGTCCTGCCCGGCACAACCGGGGCGACCGGCGGCGCGGGCGCCCCTGGATCCGCCGCCTCCGACGCGGACCTCCTCGCCGCCGCCGGCGACGTCGGGTTCCCCCTCATCGTCAAGCCCGCCGCGGGCGGCGGCGGCAAGGGCATGCAGGTCGTCGAGGACGCCGCCGCGCTGCCCGCCGCCCTCGTCTCGGCCCGCCGCGTCGCCGCCGCCGCGTTCGGCGACGACTCCCTGCTCCTCGAACGGTACGTACCCGACCCGCGGCACATCGAGGTCCAGGTCCTCGCCGACACCCACGGCACCGTCATCCACCTCGGTGAGCGCGAGTGCTCCCTGCAACGCCGGCACCAGAAGGTCATCGAGGAGGCGCCGTCGGCCCTGCTCGCCGGTCTGCCCGACGACGTCGCCCGTGCCATCCGCGCCCGCATGGGCGAGGCCGCCTGCGAGGTCGCACGCGCCTGCGGGTACGTCGGCGCCGGAACGGTCGAGATGCTCGTGCCCGGCCTGCCGACCGGGCACCGTGCCGACGCACCCTGCGATCCAGCGGCCCCCGACCCTGCCGCGCCCGATCCCGCCGCGCTCGACTTCTGGTTCCTGGAGATGAACACCCGCCTCCAGGTCGAGCACCCCGTCACCGAGGCCGTCACCGGGCTCGATCTCGTCGAGCTCCAGCTCCGCGTCGCCGCGGGGGAGAAACTCCCGCTCGCCCAGGACGACGTCGAACCGCACGGGCACGCCGTCGAGGCCCGCGTCTACGCCGAGGCCCCCGCGCGCGGATTCCTGCCCGACACCGGCACCGTCCTCGCCCACGCCCAGCCGGCCGGCCCCGGCGTCCGCGTCGACTCCGGCATCGCCACCGGCAGCGTGATCGGCGGCGACTATGACCCCATGCTCGCCAAGGTCATCGCCCACGGCACCGACCGCGCCCAGGCCCTGGACCGCCTCGACCGCGCCCTCGCCGGCAGCGTCGTGCTCGGCGTCGAGACCAACACCGGCTGGCTCCGGGAACTCCTCGCCCACCCCGACGTCCGGGCCGGACGGATCGACACCGGCCTGATCGAACGCGCCGGCGACCCCGCCGAACCCGAACCGGACGACGCCGACCTCACGGCCGCGGCACGGGCGCTGGCACTGCACCATCCGGAGAAGCCCGCGTACCCCCGGGTCCGCCGGTTCGCGGTGGCGCGGGCGACGGGGCAGACGTGGCCGGCCGTGGCCGGGGCACACCAGGCGCCGAGGTTGGACGAGACGGTCCCGCCGCCCGGCCCGTGGACACTCGACGGCTTCCGTCCGGGCGCGCCGCCCGAGCCCGTGCGGTACGAGATAGCGGGCCGCCTGGTCACGACGGACGGGCCGATCGCGGACGGGCAGGAGTCGCCGGGGGCGCCGGCGCCGGCGTCACCTCGAGGGGCGGCACACCGCGCGGCGGCGTCGTCCGCGGAACCGGCTTCCGCGACCTCGCGTGAGACCCCGCCCACGACCGCCGTCGTGCAGGAGTCCGGGCGCGGCGTCCGTACCGTCTGGCTGCACCGGGCCGGGCGCACCCTGGCCCTCGCCGCCCCCACGCGCGCGCAGGCGGCCGCCGCTCGCCGGGCCGCGCGGGCCGCCGCGGCCCAGGACGGCGAGGCCGCCGGGCCCGACGTGCGCGCCGCGATGCCCGGCACCGTCGCCTGGGTCGCCGAGGACGGCGACGTCGGCGCGGGCGACACGCTCGTCGTCGTCGAGGCGATGAAGATGGAGCATCCGCTCGACGCGCCGCACGACGGCACGGCGACGGTGCGGGTGGCCGTGGGCGACCAGGTGCGGCGCGACCAGGTGGTCGCGACCGTGACGGCCGGCCCGGCCGGCGCCGGTGAACCGAGCCCGGCCGACGACGAGAGGCCCGCTGCCCCCGGCGCCGCGGGCTGA
- a CDS encoding acyl-CoA dehydrogenase family protein — translation MKYLLTDEQAKLYDEVCRFADEVVAPRAYDYDTKRELPVDIIARMGDMGLFGLPFPVEYGGQGKDYVSLCLAVEAISRVDQSLGVTLEAGVGLGIVPIFRHGSEEQKRRWLPDLLSGRALAGFGLTEDKAGSDAGATRTTAVRDGDEWVINGSKQFITNSGTPITSLVTVTAVTGRRENGRPELTCFVVPTGTPGFEVGPAYDKVGWHTSDTHPLTFTDVRVPHSAMLGEQGRGYANFLRALDEGRVAFAALGAGAALGCYEQALARAKEREVFGRPIGENQHVAFTLGRMQARAHSARLAWMDAAQKLVAGVPFKAEASLAKLIGSEAAMANARDASQIWGGYGFLNENAVARHYRDSKVLEVGEGTTEVQLMVLAREMGLQ, via the coding sequence ATGAAGTACTTGCTCACCGACGAGCAGGCCAAGCTGTACGACGAGGTGTGCCGCTTCGCGGACGAGGTCGTCGCGCCGCGTGCCTACGACTACGACACCAAGCGCGAGCTGCCGGTCGACATCATCGCCCGGATGGGGGACATGGGCCTGTTCGGCCTGCCGTTCCCGGTCGAGTACGGCGGGCAGGGCAAGGACTACGTGTCGCTGTGCCTGGCCGTGGAGGCGATCAGCCGGGTGGACCAGTCGCTCGGGGTGACGCTGGAGGCGGGCGTCGGGCTCGGGATCGTGCCGATCTTCCGGCACGGCAGCGAGGAGCAGAAGCGCCGCTGGCTGCCCGACCTGCTGTCCGGGCGGGCGCTGGCCGGGTTCGGGCTGACGGAGGACAAGGCCGGCTCGGACGCCGGCGCCACGCGCACGACGGCCGTGCGTGACGGCGACGAGTGGGTCATCAACGGCTCCAAGCAGTTCATCACCAACTCCGGCACGCCGATCACGTCGCTGGTCACGGTCACGGCGGTGACGGGCCGCAGGGAGAACGGCCGTCCGGAGCTGACGTGCTTCGTCGTGCCGACGGGCACGCCCGGGTTCGAGGTGGGCCCCGCCTACGACAAGGTCGGCTGGCACACCTCGGACACGCACCCGCTGACGTTCACCGACGTGCGGGTCCCGCACTCGGCCATGCTGGGGGAGCAGGGCCGCGGGTACGCGAACTTCCTGCGGGCCCTGGACGAGGGTCGCGTGGCGTTCGCGGCGCTGGGCGCGGGGGCGGCGCTGGGCTGCTACGAGCAGGCGCTCGCCCGGGCCAAGGAGCGCGAGGTGTTCGGCCGTCCGATCGGGGAGAACCAGCACGTCGCGTTCACCCTGGGCCGGATGCAGGCGCGCGCCCACTCGGCGCGGCTGGCGTGGATGGACGCGGCGCAGAAGCTCGTCGCGGGCGTCCCGTTCAAGGCGGAGGCGTCCCTGGCCAAGCTCATCGGTTCGGAGGCGGCCATGGCGAACGCGCGCGACGCCTCGCAGATCTGGGGCGGGTACGGTTTCCTCAACGAGAACGCCGTGGCCAGGCACTACCGGGACTCGAAGGTGCTGGAGGTCGGCGAGGGAACCACGGAGGTGCAGCTGATGGTGCTGGCCCGGGAGATGGGGTTGCAGTGA
- a CDS encoding MaoC family dehydratase: protein MTEPTAPGQDREILQRGRYFEELEVGDRYLHRPGRTATEADDVQFTTLTMNGQPLHLDAAWAATQPFGRRLMNSMWTLSTMVGLSTWQVTLGTLVANLGFEKVDFPAPVFHGDTVYAETNVLAKRVSASRPGQGVVTLEHVGRNQDDAVVARAVRNGLFWTRAAHEAAEAPGDGS, encoded by the coding sequence GTGACGGAGCCGACGGCGCCCGGGCAGGACCGCGAGATCCTGCAGCGGGGTCGGTACTTCGAGGAGCTGGAGGTCGGGGACCGGTACCTGCACCGGCCCGGCCGCACCGCCACCGAGGCCGACGACGTGCAGTTCACCACGCTCACGATGAACGGTCAGCCGCTGCACCTGGACGCGGCCTGGGCGGCGACCCAGCCGTTCGGCCGGCGGCTGATGAACTCGATGTGGACCCTGTCCACGATGGTGGGCCTGTCCACGTGGCAGGTCACGCTCGGCACGCTCGTGGCGAACCTCGGGTTCGAGAAGGTCGACTTCCCGGCCCCGGTGTTCCACGGCGACACGGTGTACGCCGAGACGAACGTGCTGGCCAAGCGGGTCTCGGCGTCCCGGCCGGGCCAGGGGGTCGTCACGCTGGAGCACGTGGGCCGCAACCAGGACGACGCGGTCGTGGCGCGCGCGGTGCGCAACGGCCTGTTCTGGACGCGGGCGGCGCACGAGGCCGCCGAGGCACCGGGGGACGGGTCGTGA
- a CDS encoding excisionase family DNA-binding protein, with translation MNTRTSTPNSNKSVPSGNLISLTEAAQNLSVSVKTIRRRIADGTVRAYRVGRLIRIDADELRTALLIRIPGAR, from the coding sequence ATGAATACTCGGACCTCCACCCCGAACTCCAATAAAAGTGTGCCAAGTGGCAACCTCATCTCTCTCACCGAGGCCGCACAGAACCTGAGCGTGTCGGTGAAGACAATCCGACGGCGGATCGCGGACGGGACCGTACGCGCGTACCGCGTCGGGCGGCTCATCCGGATCGACGCCGACGAACTGCGGACGGCGCTGCTGATCCGGATCCCGGGTGCGAGGTGA
- a CDS encoding SMI1/KNR4 family protein — MTAGGFLRASTYWTGPDLTDGLVSAAEEKFGYCLPTSLVDLLYQCNGGVPAGTFFRMTTPTSWAPDHFEIDAILGIGGPRGFYNEDDTGSDYLIREWGYPPIGVVLCATPSGGHDTVMLDYRALGPAGEPAVAYIDEDRVPQKIADSFADFMTSLETPDDYDR, encoded by the coding sequence ATGACCGCTGGCGGTTTCCTCCGTGCCTCGACGTACTGGACCGGGCCTGACCTCACCGACGGGCTCGTCTCAGCGGCTGAGGAGAAGTTCGGGTACTGCCTGCCGACGTCCCTGGTTGACCTGCTGTACCAGTGCAACGGCGGCGTCCCGGCGGGCACGTTCTTCCGGATGACCACCCCGACATCGTGGGCCCCCGACCACTTCGAGATCGACGCCATCCTCGGGATCGGCGGTCCGCGCGGGTTCTACAACGAGGATGACACCGGCAGTGACTACTTGATCCGCGAGTGGGGCTACCCGCCCATCGGCGTGGTTCTCTGCGCGACTCCGTCGGGCGGCCACGACACCGTCATGCTCGACTACCGCGCCCTCGGCCCGGCCGGCGAGCCCGCAGTCGCCTACATCGACGAGGACCGTGTACCCCAGAAGATCGCCGACTCCTTCGCCGACTTCATGACGAGCTTGGAAACCCCGGACGACTACGACAGGTGA
- a CDS encoding site-specific integrase, producing the protein MAKETTRRMFGALEARKNRKTGEVTSWRARYTGPDTERHERPFVDKMAGEAWLNAERILIDRGEWTPPKVRDAAERARSQQAITLRDWAERSMVNKALRTSTRDRYRRMLNKRILPALGDIPLADLTRMDVTTWYMTLAVTLAKEADERRARGYKGNTDGRGALYSAYQVLSSILADAVDHELLDVSPAKVKGGLQYDPLHEPVVLTSEQMWQLTDLLPDYLRAFVPLLATTGLRKGEMRALMCRHLTLDDPERAVVQVRGTVAVPGRNYKIGDPKTKRSRRDIAIPSFVVPILREHIDRFSEPGPGGIVFPAKSGGVLSVAVIESWWQGAREQVGLADLHVHDLRHTALTWAARSGATLAELMAIAGHSTPEVALRYQHVGDEERRHAIAEKVGAVFQDELAHRRATRARTSDDVGKAGTAG; encoded by the coding sequence ATGGCCAAGGAGACGACCCGCCGGATGTTCGGAGCGCTGGAGGCGCGCAAGAACAGGAAGACCGGGGAGGTGACCAGTTGGCGCGCCCGCTACACCGGACCCGATACCGAACGGCACGAGCGCCCCTTCGTCGACAAGATGGCGGGCGAAGCGTGGCTGAACGCCGAGAGGATCCTCATCGACCGCGGCGAGTGGACACCGCCAAAGGTGCGCGACGCCGCGGAACGTGCCCGATCCCAGCAGGCGATCACGCTGCGGGACTGGGCCGAGCGTTCGATGGTGAACAAGGCGCTCAGGACCTCCACACGCGACAGGTACCGCCGGATGCTGAACAAGCGGATCCTTCCGGCCTTGGGCGACATCCCGCTGGCCGATCTCACCCGGATGGATGTAACGACGTGGTACATGACCTTGGCGGTGACGCTCGCGAAGGAGGCCGACGAGCGACGGGCGCGCGGCTACAAGGGCAACACCGACGGGCGCGGAGCGTTGTACAGCGCCTACCAGGTCCTGTCGTCGATCCTGGCCGACGCTGTCGACCACGAACTCCTGGACGTGTCGCCCGCCAAGGTCAAGGGCGGCCTGCAGTACGACCCTCTGCACGAGCCGGTGGTCCTCACCTCCGAGCAGATGTGGCAGCTCACCGACCTGCTGCCCGACTATCTGCGGGCATTCGTCCCGCTGCTCGCGACGACCGGGCTGCGCAAGGGAGAGATGCGCGCCCTGATGTGCAGGCACCTGACCCTGGACGACCCCGAGCGCGCCGTCGTCCAGGTGCGCGGCACCGTCGCGGTCCCAGGCCGGAACTACAAGATCGGTGACCCCAAGACGAAGCGCTCGCGCAGGGACATCGCTATTCCGTCGTTCGTCGTCCCAATCCTGCGGGAGCACATCGATCGGTTCTCGGAGCCGGGGCCAGGTGGCATCGTGTTCCCGGCCAAGAGCGGCGGCGTGCTCTCGGTCGCGGTCATCGAGTCGTGGTGGCAGGGCGCGAGGGAACAGGTCGGGCTGGCGGACTTGCATGTCCACGACCTCCGCCACACGGCGCTGACCTGGGCAGCGAGATCCGGCGCGACCCTCGCCGAGCTGATGGCGATCGCAGGCCACTCCACGCCCGAGGTCGCGCTGCGCTACCAGCACGTCGGTGACGAGGAGCGCCGCCACGCGATCGCCGAGAAGGTCGGTGCGGTGTTTCAGGACGAGTTGGCGCACCGGCGTGCGACTCGGGCGCGGACCAGCGACGACGTCGGCAAGGCCGGGACTGCGGGATGA